The genomic window TTGTGAAAACGTTGCTCGTTGTCTTCAGCACTTTGGTAAGCAACATCACCCAAGCAAATTTTTAAATCTTCCTTAAAATTTTTAATTTCCTGATTATGGCTTGGTTCATAGCACAACTCAATGTAAGTTGAATCCGTGTAATCCACTTGTCGTAAAGATTTATTTAACTCATCAATATTTTCCTGTATTTCTTCTTCTTGTTTCTCTAATTGCCCCTTAAATCCTACAATTGCTTCGATAACTTTGCCAGTCATCAAACGCTTAAACCGTTCTTCGTGACGAGGTAAATCATCATGCTCAATTTGAGTCTTTAGCTGAAGATATTCGTCTAAAAAATCAAGCGTTGTTGCCAGTTCTACTGTTATTTCAGGAAAAGCATTCTTAAAGTTGTGCATTCGTATAGTCAAGGCGCTACGGGAGTCATCTTGTTGTCGCTCTCTTTGGCGAAGTTCTTGCTCAAGGTATTTTTGCAAGTCTGACTCATCTTGAGCGATCGCTTCTAGTGTCATCTTGTATTGCCTGAGTTTTACTGCCATGCGCGTCACAAATTTCTCAATGGCTGAAGCAGCAACAGATTGAAGTTTAATTTCACAATCTTTTTGCTCAATTTGGGCTTGGCGTTGCCGATTTTCAAGAGTCCGAATTTCTCCAATCAAAGCTGTGCGTCGTTGATCGGCTTGGGCTATTTCTTCCTTGGTTGACTCAAGTTGCGCTTCTAACTGCTTGAGATGGTCAGAACTGGCTTCTAGCTGCTGCTTTTGTTTCTGAAGGTTCTGGCAATCAAGTTCTGCCGATCGCCAATCAATTTCGCTGGAGTCAGTAAATTTCATCAAATCTTGCAGCCAGGATGTTTGCTCAAGCCGCTGATTATGCTGACGCTTCAATGATTGAACTTGTTTGTCAATCTCAGCAAGTTGTTGATTAACCTGACTCAATTCAGCCTCTAACGCATTGATTTTACTGGCATTATTCCAACCCAGAATATACTGGCCGCGATCGCTAATCCGAAATCGATCGTCTTTCTCGTGGCGTTCTTTGCTATGTTTAATCAGCCCAGTGCGAGTAATGGCGCGGATTTCATGCTGGAACTGTTCTTCATCGCAACAAACATAATTGAACTGGCGCACTAACTGATCACGTAACCAATGGGAGAATCTGCCATTATCTTGCTTGATTTCTAACTTGTGGGGAACCTGATGGGGTTCGAGGGCGCGTTGTGTTGGATTGGGAGTTGAAGCAGTAACGCGATAGTAAACTAAATATCCCTTTAAATTGGTCTGATCTACATAGGCATTAACTGTTTGAAAGTATGCTTCAGGAACAAGAATAGATAAACCAAACTTTCGCACTAGTCGCTCGATCGCACCTTCCCATTCCTGTGCTTCTTTGCGGATTTGCAAGAGTTCTCCGACAAATGGCAGATCGGTATCATTTAAGTTTAAATCACGGACAAGGCGATCGCGGATATCTAGACTCCTTTTAGGAATCTGGCTCTTGCGCCTGCGAAGCGATTCTAGCTCGTCGTTCAGTTTAGCCTGCTGTTTTTGCAAATCACTACGAAGCGTAATTTGTTGATCTCGTTGTGCTTCTAATGTTTGTAACGCTGTCTCAATTTCGCGCTTAAGTTCCTCTCCTTGGGTTCTATTAGCGTAGAAGGTGGTGCTATCAGTGTACTGAGTCAGGTGCAAAATATGAGCCAGGCGATCGTAATTCTGTGCCTGAGTGCGTTTGCTGCTCACCTCCTTCTGGCGTTGCTCGATTTCCCGCGTGAGTTCCTGTAAGCGTTGCCCAGCGCTATCCTCCTTAATGGCGAAATCTAACTGTTTGTCTTGTTCGCGCAGTTCTGACAGACGGCGATCGCTTTCGGCTCGTTGATGTCGCAACTGAGTTAAATCTTGTTCAATTTTTTGCAGTTCTTGAGTTAACAAATCAAGTTTCTTACTAGCAAAAAAGGCAGGGGCAACGTCTTTAGATTCCTGATACTTTGCAACTTCATTTTTAAGTTTTGTATATTTTTCTGCTTCTGCTGTCAGTGGCAAAAGTGCCTCTAACTGTTTTCGTGCATTCTGAATTGCGGTATGGGAAATAGTTAAGTTTTCATAATTTTCTTGTAACTCACGGATTTTGGTTTGCACATCTGCTTTGTCCAACATGTGATTACGAACAAAATCATTCAATCCACCAATCTCTTTGATACTGACTGTTTGATTGAACAAATCTAATGCTTTTTCGGATTCTAGACCAAAGCGTTTGCGAAACTGCTGACTATAGTCCACAAATTTATCAAACGTTTCTGCGCCGAGCGCTTTGAGTTGTTTCTTTAAGTCTGGAATGTGAGTAGATTTAGTAAAATGGGAGGCGATTGTTAACTCGGCATCCGCAACAACAAAGAACTTTTGCACCGAGCCATCTTTCATCCATAGCACTTGTGCCAGCGTCACATCTTGTTTGCTCACGCGATCGCTAAAATAGGCAAGCAACACCGAAAGCTTTCCTTTGTCTCGTAGTAATTTGGGTTTTGAGCCATAGGATTCTTCAGCACGAGTACGACCATAAGCTCCCCGAACATAGCTTTTTTCATCCCGCTCTTTTTTGCCAGTCATGCTGGAAGCTTGGTTATAATTCCGGCGTTGATTTGCAACAAGTAATGTCAGCAATCCATCCACCAGCGTGGATTTTCCTGAGCCGTTTGCTCCAGTCAGCAAGGCAATATTTCCCTGCAAATCCAGCACCCAAGGGTGTTGGTCAAAGGTTCCCCAATTCAGCACTTCAAACCGTTGGAGGCAAAAGCCTGCCAGCGCTTTGTCATTGAAATCACCCATTTGTTCAATCGGCAGGAGGATTTGCATAAGCCGCTAACTTTTGTTTCAGGAGTTCGAGGGTATCAGCATCAACTTTGGCTTTGAGGATGGGACGCACTTCGTAATTTTCATCTTGTCCAGACAGGCGTTTTAGGAATCCTAATTCCATCGCCTGCTTCACCAGTCCATCCACCTCGCGCCGAAATCTTTCCTCATTATTCCCTTCAGGTAGGTAGGGTTTTAACAAATCTCGGATTTTTTCTATACTAAGAACCAATCGCCCTGTAGCGTCGCTGGCATCGAACTGTCGCAGTTGCTCACGCAGTAATACGCATAAAACGGTGACATTAAAGCTCAACTTATGGCGGGCGGTTAGCCGGGGAAGGGCTTCAGTCTGGTCTTCCGGGTCGGGGTCGGGTTGTTCCAGGTAGGCAAATCCTTCAGTTTCGTAATTTCGGACTTGCAGACCAATTTTGCCAAAATATTCTTTAATTGGAGTTAAATGATTTTGCAATCCATCCCAATGTGAATCATCACTGTAAATAGCTCCCCGCAAAAGTTTGAGAATGACGTGTGCATAGGGTAGAGGCGGTTGAGGTTGCATTGTTTGGGCAGTTAGCGGTGAAAGATAACTTGTGGTAAGGTCAGCTGGAACTGCTTTTCTGGCTCCAGGCTTGTAATTACGATCGCTTCAATTGTACTGGTATTAATTGAATGGCGATCGGATTGAGTGGCGATCGCCAGATACGCAACAATCTCTGGTAATCCCTGCGTGACTGGATAGAGTTGGAGCAGTTCTGTCAGCAATACTTCTGTTCGCTGTTCGAGTGTTCGTTCAATGCGTTGTACCAACGTCTCCTCATCCACATAAAACTGCTGATAAAGTGCAGTAATTTCCTCATCCAGCATGACTTCTGGTAAGTCACTGAAATCCATTGAGAATGTCGGCATTTCTGACTCCTCCAGTGGATGCAAAGGACGTGCAATCACCAGATTTACGGTTGGTTCGCCTTCTAATACCCAAAAGTCTGGCTCTGGTGGCGCAAGAGTTGCAACTTGTAAGGCAAGGCGTTGCACTTCGGTAATCAGTTCAGCCACACGTCGATTTTCCATGAGATTGCGTTCATCCAACATCTGACGTAGTTTTTCTGCCAGTCGGTGATTGGATTGCACAATATAATCTCCGGCATCAATCAAAATGCGCTCAATCCGACGCAGTAGCCCATACTCCTGAGTTAATGGCTGCAATTCTTCTAGGGTATAAATCGTTTGAATCAGAGATTTTAGCTCCTGTCGGTTACTGGTTGACATAAGGAAATTCCAGAATGCATAGAAACTGCGCCCTTGGTCAGAATCTTTCAATTCCTGATCTGCATCCAGCACTCGACTGATTACTGTACCTTTGCGAATATCTTTCTGAAGTTGAGCTTCTTGTACGGTACGAGTTAAACTGCGAAAGTTTTGCTCAACTGCTCTAAAATCTGCGCTTAACTGGGTGGTGATTTGGTTTGCCAGAAGAAAACGTTCTTGCAGTTGTGTCGGGTTGTAGGGATCAACCACTCCTGTCTGACGAATCTGGTCAATCTCTTGCTGAATGCGATCGCGATCCTTTTCCAGTTGAGTAATTCGCGTCTCAATGTCCGTTGTACTGCGATCGCGAATTTCCTTTAATAGTGAGAAAATCTGCAAGAAGCGAGATTCAGTTCCTACAAACTCTTCTCGCCGCTTCAGGTCTTCTAACCACGCGATCGCTTTCTCAGCAGCCGGAGTTAGTGTAAATACTGGATCGTCACTGCTGTTAAACGTTTTTCTCAAAAGCTGTTCATCACACCATTCCTTGAGATATTGTTTTGGCGATTTCCCTTCGGGAACGTTGCACGAACGAGGATAATCTGGATAAAGGTCTTGCAGAAACTCCAGATATTGACCCAGTTCGTCTTCTAACTCTAATTGAGTGATAGAAATGCGCTGAGTTACCTTAAACTGTTTATAAAAAAAACTCAGAATTAGAGCGGCGTTATGGCTTCGTAAAACCTTCAGGGTGGCAGAGTTTTCTAATTCATGCTTAATTTGTTCATATTCCATAGCAGTTCTTCATCATGAAGTGAAGCAGACTTAATAAAAGATAATGCAAACAGCTATAGTTGTCATTTATGAACACAGCTAGCTTTGAAGTTTTATTTTTAGTTTTTAGTTTTTTATCTTGCCCATTGCTGCAAAATATAACCATAAAAAGCCTCTTTATCGACTTTATCCATCGCATAAATTTTCCGACCACCAGTAACTACTTTAGTACGCCCCTGACTAAGACCAGTGGTGATAATTTCTGTTTCCCATTCGCGCAATTGATAGAATTCTGGGTGTCCCAGATAAGCTGTTGCCAGCACATCCCAGAAATAATAATCTTGGGGGATAACTAGTGCATAACATTGTCCAGCTAAATCAGAGATGGGATAATGGCGTTGTCGCCCCATTTTTTGCACTAATTCTGATGTGAATGGGACATTATTAGTTAAATCTAAAGGACACATAATAATTTCAATTTGCGTTTGCCATACCCGCGCTGCTGAAATTGCATCCCAATAAACATTCCATTCGGCAGAACCATCTTGTCCTGCTTCTAAACTTTTTTCCACATTACCACCGACATTCAACGCACCCCCCATCCATACAATTTTGTAAATCTTTGCTTCAATGTCTGGTGCTTTGTCCAAGGCTACTGCAACTGTGGTCAACGGCCCAGTTATCATCAACGTTACGCGGCTTGATGCGTTACGTAACACCTTGATCATAAAATCTTGACCTGTTTCGGCAACCAGAGACGTAGTGATGGTTTCGCTTTGATTGAGAATGGGGAGATGGTCAACAATAAACGAATCACGGCGATAAAGAGTAGGAAATGGATTGATACCGCGCACAGTACTTTCTGCAACCGAGATATGAGAAAATCCCATCAAATCGAGAATTTTACGTGTGGCGCTAACAGCTGGTTGGACATAACAATCTGCTGGAGTGACGACAACACCAAGGAGTTCAATATGATCCATTGTCAACAGCAGCATAGTTGCTAGATAATCATCTACACCGCCATCGTGATCCATTAATACTAGTTGTTTTGACATAAAAGGAGAATTAATATGGATAAGTTTATGGAAGCTGCAATTCAAGAAGCAAAACAAGGCAGACAAGAAGGTGGAATTCCCATTGGTTCGGTTCTCGTCAAGGATGGCAAAATTCTCGGCAGAGGACACAATAAACGCGTGCAAGACGCCGATCCTGTCACTCACGCCGAAATCGATTGTCTCCGTAATGCTGGGAGAGTTGGCAGCTACAGAGGTACTACACTCTATTCAACTTTAATGCCGTGTTATCTGTGCGCTGGGGCAGTGGTACAATTTGGCATTAAAAAAGTCATCGCTGGAGAATCCAGCACTTTTCCTGGTGCCAAAGAATTTATGGTATCTCACGGTGTGGAAGTAATTGATCTTAATCTTGACGAATGCGAACAAATGATGAGTGAGTTTATTCAAACTAACCCGGAACTTTGGAATGAAGATATCGGTAATTAGAGACGCGATTAATCGCGTCTGTTAGGAGAGACGCGATTAATCGCGTCTGTACAGGAGTTAGGAGTAGCCCTGCCAAGATGACTTTTGATCGGAGAATTATGGCAGGAGCGATCGCTATCTCAAAAGGAACACACAAGAATAGGATAAATACTGGGTGCAATCTTTGAACGATTTGTCAAACAAAGTCCAGTCAGCGTGATGGTACGGGGGCTGATAGAAAGAGGCTACTCATCACTTCTAACCCAGCAAAAGTGTGCTGTTATTATCAATCAGGGGAATTCCACTAGTAGCCATACCTGGGTTGGGCTGTGATGCATTATAGGTCTGAATATAACGCCGCACTTCTAGCGGAAAATCAGGGTAATCTAATACTGCATCCCCATCAGCAATAGTTGACCAGAAGTCTCGCAAACTAGGAGCTAATTCTTTTGCCTGTGATAATGGTAAGTTTAATGGAGAGTGAGTTAGTAGCTTGACTAGGAAGGGGAAAGAGCGATCGCCCATCCACTGCCGCGATGACTGTTGCAAGTCGGGGAACTCAGGCACTGACTCTACCCGATGGGATGAAATTTGCAACGATTCTTTACCTTGGTGATCCCGATGAAACTCTAGCACCCGGTAAGGGTGAGGATAGCTAACTAAAGAGCCAGTGGTAATATCATATACTCCATCTGAGTAAGCAATATCCTGAACGTGCAAATGCCCGGTAAATACTAGCTTGACTCCGTAGCGTCTGAGTAACTGCAACAGTTCTGCTGAATTCGCTAACATATAGCGATTTGCCAGTGGGTGGCTCGATTGATTGGGCAAATGCTCGACCACATTATGATGCACCATCACCAGAACTAATTCATCACCAGACGCCGCTAGCACCTCTTCTAACCACCGTAGCTGTTTGGTATCCAAACACCCCACCTGCTCTCCCTGGTCATTAAAGGAGTTAGAATTCAGTCCAATCAGCTTAACTCCAGGCAGCAACTGACGAATGTAGTAAATCTGCTGTGGATCGTCATAGCCAAACTTCGTATAATAGTAGGGAAAATCTGCAAAAGCGATTGATTGCTGATCAGCCAACAGCACAGGAACGTCATGATTACCAGGAACAACATAGACGGGAAAAGGTAGTTGGGCTAACCGTTGTTGCAACCAAGCGTGGTTTTCTGGTTCGCCGTGCTGGGTTAAATCTCCTGGCAACAAGAGAAAATCTAAATCGAGTTGTGTTAAATGTTCTAGTACACTTTCAAACGCCGAGATACTGACTTCTACCAGATGAAATCTGCTGGGATGATCCCAGATTGTGTGGGGAAGTGCCAGGTGTAAGTCGCTGACTACTGCAAAGCGAAAATTGAGAGCCATTGATTTATGAAAATGTTAAAAACAGGGGTTAAAATAAGCCTTTTCCCAAAAGTATAACCCTTACTTTCTCTCCCTGCTCAGGAGTGCGTCTACTTAATATTTGTATACATTAAGCATCGATTACACCCTATGGTGATAATTAACTTAAGGACTAATCATAACCATTAATCTTCAAAAATTATCATAAATTTGATTGGTGAACTACCCAACACCCATCTGAATAGAGATTGGGTGTGGGCTTCCGGTTTCATTGACAATAGCCTTTCTACCTTACGGTTTATTGGTGTTACGTCGCCTCGACTCGGCAATAACGGGGTTCCCTCCGTCCATAGATAATATCCGAAGTCCTTCTGTTCTTATGTTCTGGCTGGCGTTCGCATCACGATCATGATGAATATTGCAAGACGGGCAATCCCACTCTCTGATATCTAGGGGCAATTCATCAAGAACATGACCACAGGAGGAACAGGTTTTAGAACTGGGGAAAAATCTTCCTATTTCTACAAGTTGACCCTCTTTGTCCTTCAACTTGTAATCAAGGAAATTAATAAACATCCCCCAACCCACATCGGATATACTTTTTGATAGCTTCCGGTTCCGCACCATTCCCTTGAAGTTGAGATTTTCAACCACAATAACTTGGCTTTCATTAACCAATTTTCTGCTGAGTTTATGCAAAAAATCTTGGCGGGAATTTGATACTCGTTCGTGAACCTTCGCTACTATTTTTTTGTGTTTGTGTCTCGACTTACTCCCTTTTACTTTTCGGGCAAACTTTTTTTGCTTACGAGCTAGATTTCTCTGGTGACGTTTCAAGTGTCTAGGGTTGAAATACTTGGTAACTTCCTCTCCATCATGGACAATCGCAAAGTCTTTTAACCCTAAGTCAATGCCGAGTATTTTGTCTCCACCCAACTTATTTTCAGCGTATTCTACTTCGACCAGAATTGAGGCAAAGTATTTGTCAGTAGCG from Nostoc sp. UHCC 0926 includes these protein-coding regions:
- a CDS encoding RNA-guided endonuclease InsQ/TnpB family protein is translated as MKAIKVRLYPTTEQRESLAKSFGCARWYWNYALNACIQHYEETGKSLKMSVYKGLLPQLKVEYSWLKQDCYSSVLQCVAINLDKAYKNFFDGRAKFPKFKSKFDKQSIQYPQSVTVVDKKLKIPKIGEVKAVFHRLVKGIIKTVTISKTATDKYFASILVEVEYAENKLGGDKILGIDLGLKDFAIVHDGEEVTKYFNPRHLKRHQRNLARKQKKFARKVKGSKSRHKHKKIVAKVHERVSNSRQDFLHKLSRKLVNESQVIVVENLNFKGMVRNRKLSKSISDVGWGMFINFLDYKLKDKEGQLVEIGRFFPSSKTCSSCGHVLDELPLDIREWDCPSCNIHHDRDANASQNIRTEGLRILSMDGGNPVIAESRRRNTNKP
- a CDS encoding DUF4194 domain-containing protein, with protein sequence MQPQPPLPYAHVILKLLRGAIYSDDSHWDGLQNHLTPIKEYFGKIGLQVRNYETEGFAYLEQPDPDPEDQTEALPRLTARHKLSFNVTVLCVLLREQLRQFDASDATGRLVLSIEKIRDLLKPYLPEGNNEERFRREVDGLVKQAMELGFLKRLSGQDENYEVRPILKAKVDADTLELLKQKLAAYANPPAD
- a CDS encoding nucleoside hydrolase encodes the protein MSKQLVLMDHDGGVDDYLATMLLLTMDHIELLGVVVTPADCYVQPAVSATRKILDLMGFSHISVAESTVRGINPFPTLYRRDSFIVDHLPILNQSETITTSLVAETGQDFMIKVLRNASSRVTLMITGPLTTVAVALDKAPDIEAKIYKIVWMGGALNVGGNVEKSLEAGQDGSAEWNVYWDAISAARVWQTQIEIIMCPLDLTNNVPFTSELVQKMGRQRHYPISDLAGQCYALVIPQDYYFWDVLATAYLGHPEFYQLREWETEIITTGLSQGRTKVVTGGRKIYAMDKVDKEAFYGYILQQWAR
- a CDS encoding metallophosphoesterase family protein, producing MALNFRFAVVSDLHLALPHTIWDHPSRFHLVEVSISAFESVLEHLTQLDLDFLLLPGDLTQHGEPENHAWLQQRLAQLPFPVYVVPGNHDVPVLLADQQSIAFADFPYYYTKFGYDDPQQIYYIRQLLPGVKLIGLNSNSFNDQGEQVGCLDTKQLRWLEEVLAASGDELVLVMVHHNVVEHLPNQSSHPLANRYMLANSAELLQLLRRYGVKLVFTGHLHVQDIAYSDGVYDITTGSLVSYPHPYRVLEFHRDHQGKESLQISSHRVESVPEFPDLQQSSRQWMGDRSFPFLVKLLTHSPLNLPLSQAKELAPSLRDFWSTIADGDAVLDYPDFPLEVRRYIQTYNASQPNPGMATSGIPLIDNNSTLLLG
- a CDS encoding nucleoside deaminase → MDKFMEAAIQEAKQGRQEGGIPIGSVLVKDGKILGRGHNKRVQDADPVTHAEIDCLRNAGRVGSYRGTTLYSTLMPCYLCAGAVVQFGIKKVIAGESSTFPGAKEFMVSHGVEVIDLNLDECEQMMSEFIQTNPELWNEDIGN
- a CDS encoding DUF3375 domain-containing protein, with translation MEYEQIKHELENSATLKVLRSHNAALILSFFYKQFKVTQRISITQLELEDELGQYLEFLQDLYPDYPRSCNVPEGKSPKQYLKEWCDEQLLRKTFNSSDDPVFTLTPAAEKAIAWLEDLKRREEFVGTESRFLQIFSLLKEIRDRSTTDIETRITQLEKDRDRIQQEIDQIRQTGVVDPYNPTQLQERFLLANQITTQLSADFRAVEQNFRSLTRTVQEAQLQKDIRKGTVISRVLDADQELKDSDQGRSFYAFWNFLMSTSNRQELKSLIQTIYTLEELQPLTQEYGLLRRIERILIDAGDYIVQSNHRLAEKLRQMLDERNLMENRRVAELITEVQRLALQVATLAPPEPDFWVLEGEPTVNLVIARPLHPLEESEMPTFSMDFSDLPEVMLDEEITALYQQFYVDEETLVQRIERTLEQRTEVLLTELLQLYPVTQGLPEIVAYLAIATQSDRHSINTSTIEAIVITSLEPEKQFQLTLPQVIFHR
- a CDS encoding ATP-binding protein, whose product is MQILLPIEQMGDFNDKALAGFCLQRFEVLNWGTFDQHPWVLDLQGNIALLTGANGSGKSTLVDGLLTLLVANQRRNYNQASSMTGKKERDEKSYVRGAYGRTRAEESYGSKPKLLRDKGKLSVLLAYFSDRVSKQDVTLAQVLWMKDGSVQKFFVVADAELTIASHFTKSTHIPDLKKQLKALGAETFDKFVDYSQQFRKRFGLESEKALDLFNQTVSIKEIGGLNDFVRNHMLDKADVQTKIRELQENYENLTISHTAIQNARKQLEALLPLTAEAEKYTKLKNEVAKYQESKDVAPAFFASKKLDLLTQELQKIEQDLTQLRHQRAESDRRLSELREQDKQLDFAIKEDSAGQRLQELTREIEQRQKEVSSKRTQAQNYDRLAHILHLTQYTDSTTFYANRTQGEELKREIETALQTLEAQRDQQITLRSDLQKQQAKLNDELESLRRRKSQIPKRSLDIRDRLVRDLNLNDTDLPFVGELLQIRKEAQEWEGAIERLVRKFGLSILVPEAYFQTVNAYVDQTNLKGYLVYYRVTASTPNPTQRALEPHQVPHKLEIKQDNGRFSHWLRDQLVRQFNYVCCDEEQFQHEIRAITRTGLIKHSKERHEKDDRFRISDRGQYILGWNNASKINALEAELSQVNQQLAEIDKQVQSLKRQHNQRLEQTSWLQDLMKFTDSSEIDWRSAELDCQNLQKQKQQLEASSDHLKQLEAQLESTKEEIAQADQRRTALIGEIRTLENRQRQAQIEQKDCEIKLQSVAASAIEKFVTRMAVKLRQYKMTLEAIAQDESDLQKYLEQELRQRERQQDDSRSALTIRMHNFKNAFPEITVELATTLDFLDEYLQLKTQIEHDDLPRHEERFKRLMTGKVIEAIVGFKGQLEKQEEEIQENIDELNKSLRQVDYTDSTYIELCYEPSHNQEIKNFKEDLKICLGDVAYQSAEDNEQRFHNIKTRLIERFKSQEQRWTLLVTDVRNWLDFSVIERYRSDNIEKEHHTDSSGKSGGQKVKLAYTILASAIAYQFGLNQDTAKKKSFRFVVIDEAFSKSDDNNARYAMELFRNLNLQLLVVTPKDKINVIESYISSLHFVSNTLEGNFSSITSISIDKYRQKRQLTLSQSHD